One window from the genome of Chitinispirillum alkaliphilum encodes:
- a CDS encoding putative LmbE-like protein, producing MNSFLEKLCCSKVQIGQNCLIIAAHPDDEIMGMGSVLSRFENLYILYLTDGVPRSIGYAYNAGCHSREQYSRLRQTETQSALNLAMCYPKKCFRLGLVDQESCFQMPLLVKKIARLIDDYKIDVVFTHPYEGGHPDHDTASFALWAAKKLLRSDMFRSFEFTSYFGVHGALCTNRFLGSQANMYATVELTEGELKSKRRMVECFPSQKAMLNQFDLSTEQFRETPRYRYLLPPHSGTLFYEYLDWGVSGRRWRAKAEEAMHLFGIEERECV from the coding sequence ATGAATAGCTTTCTTGAAAAACTTTGTTGCAGCAAGGTTCAAATTGGGCAAAACTGTTTGATAATCGCCGCTCACCCCGATGACGAGATCATGGGCATGGGAAGTGTTTTATCCAGATTTGAAAATCTCTACATTCTCTACCTGACAGATGGTGTCCCAAGAAGCATAGGCTATGCCTACAATGCCGGGTGTCACTCCAGGGAACAGTACTCCAGATTAAGGCAAACTGAAACACAGTCAGCACTTAACCTGGCCATGTGTTATCCAAAAAAATGTTTCAGACTGGGTTTGGTCGATCAGGAATCCTGTTTTCAGATGCCTCTTTTGGTCAAGAAAATTGCTCGACTCATAGATGATTACAAAATCGATGTAGTGTTTACACACCCGTATGAGGGCGGTCATCCAGATCATGATACCGCATCCTTCGCATTGTGGGCTGCCAAGAAACTTCTAAGAAGTGATATGTTTCGGAGTTTTGAGTTTACCTCCTATTTCGGAGTTCATGGTGCACTGTGCACAAACAGGTTTCTCGGCTCTCAGGCAAACATGTATGCAACAGTTGAGCTCACGGAGGGAGAGTTAAAATCCAAAAGGAGAATGGTGGAATGTTTCCCATCTCAAAAAGCGATGCTTAATCAATTTGACCTGTCAACTGAGCAGTTCCGTGAAACTCCCCGATACAGATATCTCTTACCACCTCACAGCGGAACTCTTTTCTATGAGTATCTCGACTGGGGTGTGAGTGGGAGAAGGTGGCGGGCGAAGGCTGAGGAGGCGATGCACCTGTTTGGCATAGAGGAAAGAGAATGTGTATAA
- a CDS encoding group 1 glycosyl transferase yields the protein MKIYNCEITHVTELHAIHSQWLDLYSKLADATPFLRPEWIINWWKVFGNDNLRGVAFKDVQGKLRGLALFFIYDSNYGRTLSLVGSGISDYSDILIEQECDRGVISSHLADYIRSIRSQWDICDFQQLRDSSLLLTKANSLSTRRLVSIIDVCPVLKLPEKASELIPMLRSKKLRRNIRTGIKKVEKHGELKVEKANDQTVDSFLDDIISLHSFRWEMKEEAGIFSEKRVREFHRLAARELIKSGALHLYRFSLNGRLCAAYYILSHREKSFGYIGGFDPMLTDLSLGSVCLYRIISDLIDSKIRLFDFLRGAENYKYSWGALNRYNYRLLLK from the coding sequence ATGAAGATTTACAACTGTGAAATTACTCATGTTACCGAACTACATGCAATACACTCACAATGGCTTGATCTTTACAGTAAATTAGCAGATGCCACCCCTTTTTTAAGACCTGAGTGGATTATAAACTGGTGGAAAGTATTTGGAAACGATAATCTCAGGGGGGTAGCTTTTAAAGATGTGCAAGGGAAGTTAAGGGGACTTGCCCTTTTTTTTATATATGATTCAAATTATGGAAGAACCCTCTCCTTAGTAGGCTCCGGCATTAGTGATTATTCTGATATACTGATAGAGCAGGAATGTGACAGAGGCGTAATTTCCTCTCATTTAGCTGATTATATCAGAAGCATCCGATCACAATGGGATATTTGTGACTTCCAGCAGCTCAGAGATTCTTCGCTTTTGCTTACAAAAGCAAACTCTCTTTCAACCCGCAGGCTTGTAAGCATCATTGATGTCTGTCCGGTACTAAAACTCCCGGAGAAGGCATCTGAACTGATACCAATGCTTAGATCAAAAAAACTGCGTAGAAATATCCGAACGGGGATAAAGAAGGTGGAGAAACACGGAGAACTTAAAGTTGAAAAAGCTAATGACCAAACGGTTGATTCTTTTCTTGATGACATTATTTCTCTCCATAGTTTTCGTTGGGAGATGAAGGAAGAAGCAGGGATATTTTCTGAAAAACGAGTAAGAGAGTTTCATCGTTTAGCTGCAAGAGAGCTTATTAAATCCGGAGCATTACACCTGTACCGTTTCAGTTTAAATGGTAGATTGTGTGCAGCGTATTATATCCTAAGCCACAGAGAAAAGTCCTTTGGTTATATAGGGGGCTTTGACCCAATGTTAACCGATCTGAGTCTGGGATCTGTGTGTCTGTATAGAATTATTTCAGATTTAATAGATAGCAAAATACGATTGTTCGATTTTTTAAGAGGAGCGGAAAATTACAAATACTCCTGGGGAGCACTCAACAGGTATAATTACCGGCTTTTGCTAAAGTAA
- a CDS encoding group 1 glycosyl transferase: MCITVLNVAYPFAPVCSDTAGGAEQIVLQLDKALVSAGYKSVVVGCEGSEVSGRLVKIPRPGGKIDDICRRRIYRRVEAAVEEAIDLYNVDLIHYHGVDFYHYLYSGKTIKLITLHLPIPWYPQDILSRHSSNTFFNCVSLHQFRNLNKFSSNMFCIPNGVDISYPEKIYTARGNYAVALGRICPEKSIHEAMDAATSAGISLFLAGSVFPYEEHEKYFAEEIGPRLLHTSHRFLGTLPFIRRRKLLSRALCCLITSRAQETSSLVAMEALACGTPVIAYPSGALCDIVEDGITGFLVDDCQQMAAAVEKVSLISKSVCFLRAAERFSQNKMLRKYLGTYSHILNSGKEISGEGWKAG; the protein is encoded by the coding sequence ATGTGTATAACGGTTCTGAATGTAGCTTACCCCTTTGCACCGGTTTGTTCAGACACTGCAGGCGGGGCAGAGCAAATAGTTCTACAACTGGACAAAGCACTCGTTTCCGCCGGATACAAGTCAGTAGTTGTGGGCTGTGAGGGATCTGAAGTTTCCGGTCGTTTGGTTAAAATACCTCGTCCGGGTGGCAAAATAGATGACATTTGCCGACGCAGGATTTATAGGCGTGTTGAGGCTGCAGTAGAGGAGGCAATAGATCTCTATAATGTCGATCTGATTCACTATCACGGAGTGGATTTTTACCACTATCTCTATTCGGGCAAGACCATTAAGTTAATCACACTTCATCTGCCAATACCCTGGTACCCTCAGGACATACTTTCCAGACACAGTTCAAATACATTTTTCAACTGCGTATCGCTGCATCAGTTCAGAAATTTAAACAAATTCAGCAGCAATATGTTCTGTATTCCTAATGGAGTCGATATCTCCTATCCTGAAAAGATTTATACTGCAAGGGGAAATTACGCTGTAGCGTTAGGACGGATTTGTCCAGAAAAGAGTATTCATGAGGCTATGGATGCAGCGACAAGTGCTGGTATTTCTCTATTTTTAGCAGGTTCTGTTTTTCCTTACGAGGAGCATGAAAAATATTTTGCAGAAGAGATTGGACCACGTCTTCTGCACACATCCCACAGGTTTTTGGGTACACTGCCATTTATCCGGAGAAGAAAGCTTCTTAGCCGTGCACTTTGTTGTCTGATCACAAGCAGAGCTCAGGAAACAAGTTCACTTGTAGCTATGGAAGCACTTGCCTGCGGTACTCCTGTGATTGCTTATCCATCCGGAGCACTTTGCGACATTGTAGAAGACGGAATTACTGGTTTTCTGGTAGATGATTGCCAGCAGATGGCCGCAGCGGTTGAAAAAGTTTCACTTATCAGTAAATCAGTATGTTTCCTGAGAGCTGCAGAAAGATTTTCTCAGAACAAAATGCTTCGAAAATATCTTGGCACTTACAGTCACATCTTAAACAGTGGAAAAGAGATCTCGGGTGAAGGATGGAAGGCCGGGTAG
- a CDS encoding Glucose-1-phosphate thymidylyltransferase has product MWGIIPAAGSGNRIQPLAFSKELLPVGSQLHDRGLRPRAVCEYLVERMAEAGVTRICFVISPGKSDIMRYFGHGTDSIHFSYTIQPQPCGLCDSIFRAIPLIRPDDQVVIGLPDTIWFPSDGLRSLPDGEFSFLLFPVERPENYDAVLMDAQNRVKKIIVKKSKTTTNLIWGAFKLPGAKLQSLHALWALKGKRDEYIGTLVNSFIDSGETVRGVAAGSMYVDVGTVNGYHDAIQLMNSYAVEELSVNSGVKNFQEQLS; this is encoded by the coding sequence ATGTGGGGGATAATTCCTGCTGCAGGTTCAGGTAACCGCATACAGCCACTGGCCTTTTCAAAAGAGCTTCTGCCTGTGGGGAGCCAGCTTCATGACCGAGGGCTGAGGCCCAGGGCGGTGTGCGAATATCTTGTGGAGAGAATGGCTGAAGCCGGTGTTACCAGAATCTGTTTTGTGATTTCACCCGGCAAATCAGACATCATGCGGTATTTTGGTCACGGCACCGACTCTATCCATTTTTCCTACACTATACAACCTCAGCCCTGCGGGCTTTGCGATTCGATATTCAGAGCGATCCCCCTGATCCGGCCAGATGATCAGGTGGTAATAGGTTTGCCAGATACCATTTGGTTTCCATCGGATGGTTTACGCAGCTTGCCGGATGGAGAGTTTTCATTTTTGCTTTTTCCGGTGGAAAGGCCCGAAAACTATGATGCTGTTTTGATGGATGCACAAAACCGGGTGAAAAAGATTATCGTAAAAAAATCTAAAACCACCACAAATCTTATCTGGGGAGCTTTTAAGCTGCCCGGGGCAAAGTTGCAGAGCCTTCATGCACTTTGGGCTCTGAAGGGAAAGAGGGATGAATATATCGGCACACTGGTAAACTCCTTTATCGATTCGGGAGAAACCGTCCGGGGGGTTGCGGCTGGGTCGATGTATGTGGATGTTGGAACTGTGAATGGGTATCACGATGCTATTCAGTTAATGAACAGTTATGCTGTGGAGGAGTTGAGTGTGAATAGTGGTGTTAAAAATTTTCAGGAGCAGCTTTCATGA